From Zymoseptoria tritici IPO323 chromosome 6, whole genome shotgun sequence, one genomic window encodes:
- a CDS encoding DNA replication licensing factor MCM2: MSPLTLHVCRIMSSPLRSNMSAANRGRNTQGGRKRGRDAEDDVPSSSAAPPSSPPASSPPVFPANDDDIEEDDNLDPEEDLIHDLEDADEMAEDDAGIDLFGDNFDRDYDRQEQEGYQGADIDDEEDYDTLDPAARRALEARLNRRDREIARQRRAPAAFLPDDEEDVMDLTRQPRRRRHRFDEDQDDIDMHEDIMNEEISVEALGDVKAANLTDWVSQPAVHRSIAREFKSFLTEYTDSTGTSVYGVRIRTLGEVNAESLEVDWAHLAEFKPVLGYFLTNVPFEILPIFDAVALEVALYHYPDYERIHSELHVRIAGLPISYTLRQLRQSHLNCLLRVSGVVTRRTGVFPQLKYVKFDCTKCGVTLGPFPQDSNAEVKLSFCQNCQSRGPFTLNSEKTVYRNYQKLTLQESPGTVPAGRLPRTREVILLWDLIDSAKPGEEVEISGIYRNNYDAQLNNKNGFPVFATILEANHVVKSHDQLAGFRLTEEDERQIRALSKDPKIVDKVISSIAPSIYGHTDIKTAVALSLFGGVSKMAQGKHSIRGDINILLLGDPGTAKSQVLKYIENTAHRAVFATGQGASAVGLTASVRRDPLTQEWTLEGGALVLADKGVCLIDEFDKMNDQDRTSIHEAMEQQTISISKAGIVTTLQARCAVIAAANPIGGRYNATVPFSQNVELTEPILSRFDILVVVRDTVDPEEDERLANFVVNSHGRAHPVANSALGSQTQTTAIGEEDMDVDGDHPPPAAGPKTEIPQELLRKYILYAREHCRPKLYQIDQDKIARLFADMRRESLATGAYPITVRHLESILRISESFAKMRLSEYCSSIDIDRAIAVTIDSFVGSQKVSCKKALARAFAKYTLGRPGAANNRNRGGRRGEAVSASA, translated from the exons ATGTCGCCTTTAACGTTGCATGTGTGTCG CATCATGAG CTCTCCACTCCGATCAAACATGTCGGCAGCGAATCGCGGACGAAACACACAAGGCGGGCGAAAGCGCGGCAGAGACGCAGAGGATGATGTGCCCTCATCGTCCGCCGCGCCGCCCTCAAGTC CTCCGGCCTCATCACCGCCCGTCTTTCCCGCAAACGACGATGAcatcgaagaggacgacaATCTGGACCCTGAGGAGGATCTCATCCACGACCTGGAAGACGCGGATGAGATGGCAGAAGACGATGCCGGTATCGATCTCTTCGGCGACAACTTCGACCGCGATTACGAcagacaagagcaagaaggcTACCAAGGTGCTGATattgacgatgaggaggactaCGACACACTGGATCCCGCAGCCAGAAGAGCATTGGAAGCGCGACTCAACCGCCGTGACAGAGAGATAGCACGTCAACGACGAGCACCCGCTGCATTCCTGCcagacgatgaggaggatgtcatGGACCTGACTCGACAACcacgaagacgccgacatCGCTTTGATGAAGATCAGGACGATATTGACATGCACGAGGATATCATGAACGAAGAGATCTCCGTTGAGGCGCTTGGAGATGTCAAAGCCGCAAACTTGACCGACTGGGTGTCGCAGCCTGCGGTGCACCGATCGATTGCGCGAGAGTTCAAGTCCTTCTTGACCGAATACACCGACTCAACAGGAACATCTGTCTATGGCGTACGGATCCGCACACTTGGTGAGGTCAACGCGGAATCGCTGGAAGTCGACTGGGCGCATCTGGCGGAGTTCAAGCCGGTCTTGGGCTATTTTCTTACAAATGTGCCGTTCGAGATCTTGCCAATCTTCGATGCCGTTGCCCTGGAAGTCGCTCTTTACCACTACCCGGACTACGAGCGCATCCACTCGGAGCTTCACGTGCGAATCGCCGGTCTGCCCATCTCATACACTCTCCGCCAGCTGCGTCAAAGCCACTTGAACTGCTTGCTTCGCGTAAGCGGTGTTGTGACAAGACGGACAGGCGTGTTCCCACAATTGAAGTATGTCAAGTTTGACTGCACAAAGTGTGGAGTCACTCTGGGGCCATTCCCGCAAGACAGCAATGCAGAGGTCAAGCTGTCTTTCTGCCAGAATTGCCAATCTCGAGGACCATTCACTCTCAACAGCGAGAAGACTGTCTATCGCAACTACCAGAAGCTCACTCTGCAGGAGTCACCGGGCACAGTTCCAGCAGGCCGCTTACCTCGCACTCGCGAAGTGATTCTTCTGTGGGATCTGATCGACTCAGCGAAGcccggcgaggaggtcgaaaTCTCTGGCATCTACCGTAACAACTACGATGCGCAATTGAATAACAAGAACGGCTTCCCTGTCTTTGCTACGATTCTGGAGGCGAACCACGTTGTGAAGTCGCACGATCAGCTTGCTGGATTCAGGCTCAcagaagaagatgagcgTCAGATCCGCGCCCTTAGCAAGGATCCAAAAATTGTCGACAAGGTCATCAGCTCTATTGCTCCCTCGATCTACGGCCACACCGACATCAAGACAGCAGTTGCGCTATCTCTTTTCGGTGGAGTTTCGAAGATGGCGCAAGGCAAGCACTCCATCCGTGGAGACATCAACATCTTGTTGCTTGGAGATCCGGGAACTGCAAAGTCTCAAGTTCTCAAGTACATCGAGAACACTGCTCATCGTGCGGTCTTCGCCACTGGTCAGGGTGCATCTGCCGTCGGTCTCACAGCCAGTGTCAGACGAGACCCGCTCACACAAGAGTGGACTCTTGAAGGTGGTGCGCTTGTGCTTGCCGACAAGGGTGTGTGCTTGATCGATGAGTTCGACAAGATGAACGACCAGGACCGAACGAGTATTCACGAGGCCATGGAACAGCAGACCATTTCCATCTCCAAGGCTGGTATCGTAACAACTCTTCAAGCCCGCTGCGCGGTCATCGCTGCAGCCAACCCCATCGGTGGTCGCTACAACGCAACAGTCCCATTCAGCCAGAACGTCGAGCTCACAGAGCCCATCTTGTCGCGTTTCGACATCTTGGTCGTCGTTCGCGACACTGTTGAcccagaagaagacgagagACTAGCCAACTTCGTCGTCAACAGCCACGGTCGTGCTCATCCTGTCGCCAACTCTGCACTGGGTTCGCAGACCCAGACGACAGCAATTGGCGAAGAGGACATGGACGTTGACGGCGATCACCCACCTCCGGCTGCAGGACCGAAGACTGAGATTCCACAGGAGCTCCTGCGAAAGTACATCCTCTACGCACGAGAGCACTGCCGGCCAAAGCTATACCAGATCGATCAGGACAAGATCGCTCGTCTCTTCGCTGACATGAGACGCGAGTCTCTTGCGACCGGCGCCTACCCCATCACT GTCCGCCACCTAGAGTCCATCCTCCGAATCAGCGAGTCCTTCGCCAAGATGCGACTAAGCGAGTACTGTAGCTCGATCGACATTGACCGTGCTATCGCAGTGACGATTGACAGCTTTGTTGGCAGCCAGAAGGTGTCTTGCAAGAAGGCTCTCGCTCGAGCATTTGCGAAGTATACGCTCGGCCGACCGGGTGCTGCGAATAACAGGAATCgcggtgggaggagaggtgagGCGGTTAGTGCGAGTGCATAG
- the GND1 gene encoding 6-phosphogluconate dehydrogenase (phosphogluconate dehydrogenase (decarboxylating); phosphogluconic acid dehydrogenase; 6-phosphogluconic dehydrogenase; 6-phosphogluconic carboxylase; 6-phosphogluconate dehydrogenase (decarboxylating); 6-phospho-D-gluconate dehydrogenase), with protein MSAEPVGDFGLIGLAVMGQNLILNAADHGFTVVAFNRTVSKVDRFLNDEAKGKSIVGAHSIKEFVSKLKKPRRMMLLVMAGKPVDDFIETLLTEGGVEEGDIIIDGGNSHYPDTNRRTKYLAQKGIRFVGSGVSGGEEGARYGPSIMPGGNEEAWPYIKDVLQSISAKSDGEPCCQWVGDEGAGHYVKMVHNGIEYGDMQLICEAYDIMKRGLGLSGKEMGDVFAQWNKGVLDSFLIEITRDILYYNDDDGTPLVEKILDSAGQKGTGKWTAINALDMGQPVTLIGEAVFARCLSSLKGERTRASEKLSGPKPEFTGDKKEFLANLEQALYASKIISYAQGFMLMQEAAKEYSWKLQKPEIALMWRGGCIIRSVFLKDITNAYRSNPDLENLLFDDFFNKAIHKAQPGWRDIVSKGALWGIPTPAFSTALSFFDGFRTKDLPANLLQAQRDYFGAHTFRIKPEHASEKYPEGKDIHVNWTGRGGNISASTYTA; from the exons atGTCTGCTGAGCCAGT CGGAGACTTCGGTCTCATCGGTCTCGCCGTCATGGGCCAGAACCTGATCCTCAACGCCGCCGACCACGGCTTCACCGTCGTCGCCTTCAACCGCACCGTTTCCAAGGTCGACCGTTTCCTCAACGATGAGGCCAAGGGAAAGAGCATTGTCGGAGCCCACAGCATCAAGGAGTTTGTCTCCAAGCTCAAGAAGCCACGCCGTATGATGTTGCTCGTCATGGCCGGAAAGCCGGTTGACGACTTCATCGAGACTCTCCTCACCGAGGGAGgtgtcgaggagggagacatcatcatcgacgGCGGCAACTCTCACTACCCTGACACCAACCGCCGCACCAAGTACCTCGCACAAAAGGGCATCCGCTTCGTCGGCAGCGGTGTCTccggtggagaggagggtgctCGCTACGGTCCATCCATCATGCCCGGTGGTAACGAGGAGGCATGGCCATACATCAAGGACGTCCTCCAATCCATCTCCGCCAAGTCTGACGGCGAGCCTTGCTGTCAGTGGGTCGGTGACGAGGGCGCTGGTCACTACGTCAAGATGGTGCACAACGGTATTGAGTACGGTGACATGCAGCTGATCTGCGAG GCCTACGACATCATGAAGCGCGGTCTCGGACTCAGCGGAAAGGAGATGGGTGATGTGTTCGCTCAGTGGAACAAGGGCGTCCTCGACTCTTTCCTCATCGAGATCACTCGCGACATTCTCTActacaacgacgacgatggcaCTCCTCTCGTTGAGAAGATCCTCGACTCCGCTGGCCAGAAGGGTACCGGCAAGTGGACCGCCATCAACGCTCTCGACATGGGTCAACCCGTGACTCTCATCGGTGAGGCCGTCTTCGCTCGCTGCCTCTCATCCCTCAAGGGTGAGCGTACTCGTGCcagcgagaagctctccgGTCCCAAGCCAGAGTTCACTGGCGACAAGAAGGAGTTCCTCGCCAACCTCGAGCAGGCTCTCTACGCCTCCAAGATCATCTCCTACGCCCAGGGTTTCATGCTCATGCAGGAG GCCGCCAAGGAGTACAGCTGGAAGCTCCAGAAGCCCGAGATCGCCCTCATGTGGCGCGGTGGTTGCATTATCCGCTCCGTCTTCCTCAAGGACATCACCAACGCATACCGCTCAAACCCAGACCTCGAGAACTTGCTCTTCGATGACTTCTTCAACAAGGCCATTCACAAGGCCCAGCCCGGATGGCGCGACATCGTCTCCAAGGGTGCCCTTTGGGGTATCCCCACACCGGCCTTCTCCACCGCTCtgtccttcttcgacggTTTCCGCACCAAAGACCTCCCCGCCAACCTTCTCCAGGCCCAGCGTGACTACTTCGGTGCCCACACCTTCCGCATCAAGCCCGAGCACGCCAGCGAGAAGTACCCAGAGGGCAAGGACATTCACGTCAACTGGACCGGCCGTGGTGGTAACATCTCAGCCTCGACCTACACTGCTTAA